GCTGGCTATGAAGGAAAGGTGAAGATCGCCATGGATGTTGCTGCGTCGGAATTTTACCAAGCTGATACGAAGACCTACGATTTGGACTTTAAAACGCCAAACAATGACAAGTCTTTAGTCAAAACGGGAGCTGAGTTGGTTAACCTCTACATCGATATGGTTAAGAAGTACCCAATTATTTCGATTGAAGATCCATTTGATCAGGACGATTGGGAAAATTACGCCAAGTTGACTGAGGCCATTGGTAAGGACGTCCAAATTGTGGGAGATGATTTACTTGTTACTAACCCTACGAGGATTACCAAAGCTTTGGAGAAGAAGGCCTGCAATGCTTTGTTGCTGAAAGTGAATCAAATAGGTTCCATTACCGAAGCTATTGAGGCTTGCTTACTATCGCAGAAGAACGACTGGGGTGTTATGGTTTCCCACAGATCTGGAGAGACAGAAGATGTTTTTATTGCCGACTTGGTGGTTGCTCTTAGAACCGGACAAATCAAAACTGGTGCTCCTTGCAGAAGTGAGAGGAATGCCAAGTATAACCAGTTGTTAAGGATTGAAGAATCCCTTGGAAGCAATGCCCTTTTCGCTGGAGAGAAATTTAGGCACCAATTAAGTTGAGCGTCCTCCGTACCCGAATGGGGGGTAGCCCCGTCTGGTGTGTGTTTGCCGCCCTCAGTTGGTGCCCCCACCAGTACGTATTGTGCAAAGGGGTAGTGTAGTGGTGCGAAAGAGAAGGTCATGGGAATTGCTAAACGGGAGGAgtggtttttcccccccaagaaGCCATCCTCTTCCTTTCTCTCCCCACTGTCCccacttccccatttcgcaCATTGCGATAGCCCGAAGCTTTTCCGCCGTGCGCATACCTCAGTGTGTCTGCGCTGGCGTCCGTATCAGCGCCTGTATTTTCGTCCCTCCAGTGTGTGCTTCTTATTTATGCGCGTTTATATCAGCTTAGATACCCGCACGCGTCCTCACCCAGGCCTGTTGCGGGCACGCCCGAGCATATATTAACAGGGCCCCCTCGCACGCGAGTCTCCATTTTAGCCATCCACCCATCAGTACATCATCCATTTTAACTAGACGTGTACACGAACTTGTAAAACAGCGGCTCTGAAACGTAGACCTATTGGTCGGTTGGCAAACTTGCCAGGATGGCTCGACAGGAGAGGTGGCACGAAGCGGAGTGAGGCCCGTTTGATCGTCCCCATTTAGTCCCCCGTCGAGTTGACTCGGAATGTCACACAGATAATCTGATCAAGTGTGCGGCAAAAAGGCGCAGCTTCAGGCTGGCATTGAGCGGAACCGCCTCCACCGCGTAAAGGACACTCCTGTGTTACGttgacaaaatttttacgCAATCGTCGCAGCAGAGGTGGTAGCCGCAGCCGAGGCAGTAATCGCCACCTCCATTCGCCGATTGACCCACCATTACGCAAAGCGAATTTTGCCAAAGGTCGAACAAAGAGGAAGTGGCCCTGCCCGTAGTCGCCAGGCAGCGTGTCGAAAAGGAAGCACGCGAGTGTCCcagctttgcaaaaaaaaaaaaaagcagaaccAGTTTATCCAACATACGTTTTGCACGTTTTAAGAAGTTCGCCACTGATTTGTGGACAGCTTGTCGCTAACCTGCTGCCACTTTGCCACTTCACCGCTGCGTGGTGAATTCAGCCGCGCGGGAGAGCTCCGCGTCAGCACGTGTGTACACCCCAGGGgtagggggaagaaaaaaaaaaaaaaaaggaaatccaACCCATgcggaagggggaaaaacaaaacgaacaaaaGCGAAGTGCGGCGGAGGAAGGGAACCCAATTCAACGTAACCCCTAACTCTCACCCCCGCGGTGAGCAAAAGGAATTGCCGCAGCCCAGCCGGCACAAAGTGAACAGCTGTGTTGGAACAAAtggcaaggaaaaaaagaaaaaaaaaaaaataggtttTTACAGAAAGGACGCTCGATCGCACAAGCGAACGGGCGAGAAGGCTGACCCTTTGGAAAAGCTTCTTACATGACTCTTCCTGTTCCCCCTCCACCCCTTCCTTGCggatgttcattttttaaaaaaaagggcaacgCCACGTGCACACTCACCTATACATACACACCCGCGCATGTGATGATCAGCAAACTCTGAAAGTCGGGCAATTCGACGTGACCTTTGCTCttcagtttttcttttctttttttttttctttttgttttgaCCCTTCCCCTCAACGTGATGCGCTACACACTGAAGAATGAAACGTGAAAACGAATCTGTGGTTGTGTACTTGTGtcagcaaaaagaaaaaaaaaaaaaaaattgccaaagtTGAGTTCGTCTATTTCGGTGGAacatgtttctttttttttttttttccatccttttaaccatttttgtgtttccaCAAGGTTGAACTTTGGCATTTTCGCTTTTACGgtttggagttttttttttttttacgcattttaTGTGTTTctcctccgttttggttttttttttttttttttttttttccccccttcactATACCTTTGCGAAGGACAACAACACTCTGCTTTTTACACAAcagaaaaattgttaaactCAATTTAGTTTTTGTGTTCGCCCTTCCCGGTGTCACGTTTGTCCCCATTTGGGTACACCACAGTATTCGCTTCTCCTTGCTTCCCTCCCCGTtacgtctttttttttgggcccCATTTGAaactcccccattttgcggaTCGGCCTTCAGCAGAGGGGAAGCCACATTGATCAGATTGGAAGTGGACCCATCGCTGCTTCCAGAACGTGTTTCGCCAAGGGGAGAAGTAGCCTCGCATCCATAGGTACACCAGCGGGAAGAAGATAAAGGATCAAAGAAAGGGCTGACCCATAGTACAGGCCATTACATGCgatagtataaaaaaataacccacCATGTGCACATCACAGTAACAAATTAGAGACTCCCCcccagaaaaagaaaaaaaatagagtaCAAGAGGCACATTTTAGtggacccctttttttattctccacGTGTCAGTTGGGAGCCGTGCATATACAAACACACATGGTCCTATTGGCCGACTGGGCGAAGGTCCCCATAGGAGCAGCACGACGTGCGAGCGTGTTTttgcacatgcatacacatttttacgcCTGTGTACGCGCCCCGACGCAGTtgccaaaagggagaagcacacaACAATGATGCAGCCAAACATGGAGGACAGGAAAGGCAGCAGCCGAGGAACTGCCCTAGGGAGAAGCGTAAACGGAGCCATAAAGCTCGTGTCAAAGGGTAAGAAGCGCAATCAGCATGGGGAGTTCATGCCGAATGGGTTGAATGTCAGCacgaggaagaagagcaGCAATAGGGGGGTACTCAACGGGGGGGTCGTCAACAGGGGGAGTGCCGCCCCTATCCACGGCGCTAACGATGGCAGCCGGAGAGAGCACTCCGTAAATAACGTTGACCAGTTCGAGCTGCAGTGCCGAGACTACCTAGACGGGGTTCTAAAGATAAGCGAATACGTGAAGCTGCCCAAGAGCATCAACAATGAGGAGGACaagaagaggtggaagaagGCCCAATGCTTACgtaacaaaatgaagcaatACGATCAGCTCacgaggaaaaaattgttccaaAGAAAAAGTGTTAGTAATAAGGCAAAATTCAACAGGGAGAGgtacattatattaaataaaatccCCAGGTATAGGGAGGCCTTTCCTTCCGTCATGGACGACCCGTCAAACAAAATCAAGGAGGACATCATTCGTACGTACCTCAAGACACATGCTGCTTACTTCCTATCGGAGAGTCGAAACGGAAGCAGCCGCAAGTATGAAAATGGTTACAACATGAGTTTTGTGAAGAAGGGGCCCAACAGCTACCTGTGCAGGCACATGAACAAGGACGGGGAGGTGGATGCTTGTATGCGTTACTACTGCGGCTCCCCCCATGGGGGCCAGCACAGGACAGGCGGTACAAGGAACCACTCGAAGGGTACGAAGAAGGATTTGTCTTACAATTTGTGGAAGAAGATCATCCTCGAGGggataaaaaatggcaccaTTGGCGTGGGCGATGTgggcggcgttggcggtaTGAGCGGTGCTTGCGGCATGAGCCGTATGAGCAACGTTCGCGGAGCTCGCAGCGTGAGCGGGCGCGCTCCGAGCAAGTACGACATTTTCGTCAACGGGTCCTACCACAACCTGCGGAGCGTGACTGGCGGGGTGAACGACTCGGGGAAAGCGACCAGAAAAAGCGCCCTGAGTCGAAGCAGCCAagcgaataaaaaattgttaacaaGCACAAACGGTGCCTCCAACAGAATAATCCTACACAAtgacaaaagggaagatgCATATGAATTGAATTCGAGTAGAACGAACGGGAGAATGTCTCCCCCCCATGCGAAGGTTGTTAAAAATTCCTCCACGTACAATTCCTCTGTGGACTCGAAAGAGGCGCGCACACAAGGGGGAGGATCCACCCCAAGCCGCACCCCACACACGACTATATTAAATACCCACAGTCAGCAATCAAAAGGGAACTCCCTCTGTTCGGACGAATCGATGAAGAGACTTATGTACGACAAGTGCAATGTAGAAAGTGAGAAGttcttttacaaaaaagatCGATTTTCTTTACTAGGTCGGATTAAGAAAAACAAAGAGATCGAGGTGAGGCTCGTGTTGAACAAGGTGTAACGCGGGAAAGTGCGCTTCTCAcaagaaggggaaataatATCCCCCTCGATGAGGTAGCCTTGTCCAGAAGACTCAAAACCACTTAACAGATTCGACGcattgaagaagaaaaaaaaaaaaaacatgtttcacctgaacatgtgtgcatttttttttttttttttttttttttctgttcatatTGTGTACTTCCCCCTCGCatggctagccaaaatgtcgAGCTGAGGATTTCCcaattttctcctcccctcgTTTATCCAAAAGATAAGATTTAATGTAACATTGTTGTATGTTTGacttgtgcgtttttttttcttttttttttccgtccaTTGGCCCCTACGTcgttctccattttttagttttttaaaagtaaccGCGTCGCAGTTGTGAAGACAGCTGCTTTGCAAgttcatgtaaaaatttgcactttagtataatttttttaaattaaaaaaaaacaaaggggaaatgTGCCCCGCGGAGGGGAGCCGGGCAGAGCAAAAGTTAGCAGAGCAAAAGTGAGCATAGTAAAGCTCAGCAGAGCAAAGCTAAGCAATGCAACGTGGAttggggaaaacaaaagggggtcCCTTACGGCGCAGCCCCCAGGCGTGTCAGCGAGGTTTCTCCATGTATGTGGTGCAACGGGAGCGAGTCATCGGAAAGGCGCAGTGGAAAGCACACAGAGGTGTGCACTCCGCCGCTTACATTGGCAGTTTAGACGCACAGTTTACACACGCCGCTTACACACGCCGCTTACACACGCCGCTTACGCACGCCGCTTACACATGCAGCTTGCAAACGCCGCTCACACAGGGCGGTCACCTCCCACCGCAGCAACAAagctttataattttgaaaatgaacCGGATGATCAAATTTATAAGTCTTCTGATGAAGGTGAAGGTCAGGCGAATAACGATGTAGAACAGAATTAACGCCGCCACGCACTTCAGCAGCTTGATAAGGATTAGCCTTTTAATTTCATTCGCACTGACGGCATCCTTCCCAGGTCGTAAAGTATGCATATCTGCGGTCCCTGCATTTGCGGGTCCCTCTTTCAACTTTTTAAGTAAATAATTGACAGCGTCAAATATGAAGGTGCCATTTTTAACTATGTCTGTGTGGTTTACAAGGGAAGCACCATCCatgaaatttaatttgtaGTCACttccatcatttttgttaaataagTCAAGGTAGCCTCTTTCTgcattttcacttttgtttgtttgATTTTTGTTAAACTCGTCCGATTCGtcttgccccttttttttcttcttcttctggttATCTTCACTTAATTGCCTGTCATTCCTCGGGGGGTTAACCCCATTTGGGTCGTTTATGTTGATACCTTTCGCGGAAGTGAAGAAGGTCGAGGGGCCCAGACAGACCAACCCGCTTAGGAACaagaacaagaaaaaaagaaaggcgttttttctgatttttttttttttcctttttttctttttgaatCGCTCATCGGGGTGATCTCCGCGACCGCCATGGTGGATCAGCTCGTTTGCGCGTTCCATCTAAGGGGGGGAGTCCTTATCGGTGATGGCGCTGTTAGCGGTATTGGCGATATTGGCGGTTTTGGCTGTATTGACTGTGTTGGCGGTCCTGAGGGTGGTAATGGCGGGGGCGATGAGGAGGGGCGCTTCTCTTCTCTTCCCGGGGTGGCGCTCTCAACCCAGTCTCTACTTAGCCATTGCTGTAGTCGGCACGTTAGTGCATCGGAGCGTCATTAAATATTCTCCTCGGAGAGGCTAACCTGCGACGCGTTTTGTTTTGCGCAAAGTTGCGATTGAAGAAGCGGGGTTGGAGACGCGAAAATGGAGAAACTAAGGGACCGAAACGAAGCTTCAGAAACCAAGTTAGGAGAAAAGACATTCGGGAATTTCACCCTCAGGATTATCACCCACAATATGATgccattaaatttttttttttttttttttgtctactTTGAAGCTATATGCCTTACACGTAGGAACCGCGTGCACACAGCAGGACGCGCGGGGGTCCCGCACGTTGGGCGTTACCCCGTTAAGCGTTCATTTGGTTCGCAGAGAAGGGGGGTTATACCTTTTTCGTAGGAGATCACATGGGAGGCTACGCGAGGGGATACACAGAGGCCTGAATTTCTGCTCACTGTGCGGTGGGTCCTCCTTGGTTCTAATTGAACGAACCAGATGAGAGGGGTCCCCTCGCACTCTCCACAATTTCGCGCAGCCATCAGCGTACAGGGAAAGAGACGATGTTTCCTTTCAAACCTTACGAACCCAATAAGCATATAGCATTGCGCTTTCTGCTATTGGTATAGAGAAGAggcattatttttctttacgcAGGTGCGTCGTCCATGGGGGGATGGGTCCCTCCCGATTGAAGAATTCTTTCGTTTCATTGCAATGAAATGGAAGGAGTTCATCCCAatgtgatatattttatcttttccttttccaatGGTCGCCACctttcttttgcaaaaatgtagtttaccccttttttttcttttcctccttgggGGCCTGTGGGCATTTAAGGGTTTCCCCTCGAAAAATGGCAATCCGGTAAATCACCCCTCTGGCGATgtgccaaacggggggaagaaaaaggaaaacacatCCATCGTCGTTGCTTCAGGGCTGCTTAAATTATGCCTAAACGTGCACCAAAAATTTTCACGCACGGAATAATTCATGCGTGATTCGCAGCATGCATTTTGGGCAGGCGGGGCGCACAAATCGGCGaagcagaaaataaaaaaaaaaaaatgcaacattTAAGTGGGAAAAAGAGCAAATTGCATGAGGACGCTTAGCTAAGCGGATTTATTTAAGCTGAAAGGAATGCCTTCGGAAAAGCGCGAGCATAGCGAGATTTTCCAAACGTTTTATTTCCAACCTTCTGTGGAGGCCGCTGCACAATTTTGCGCGTTCACCTGGGCGGCAGTTTGATTTGACTTTGCCCTGTGGCGAGGCGCGCGTTGAGGGGTTGCCAACGTGGTTATCCCAGTTAGCGGTTGTTATCCCCGCTTAGCAATTGTTACCCCTGTTCTGCGGTTTTCCTGACCAACCCATGATGAGGCGCCAAAATGACGTGAAGGGGGAGAACCTTTTGCAAGAAGCACAAACTGGAAGGAGACTCTCCGCCGAAGTGTCCACATAGTGCAGCGGCCTAGAAGCAGTTAGCAAGGGCTGGGCGGTGGAGCGAGCGTCGTGGGggcaggggggaaaaaaagacccCAGGCAGGGCAACCAATGTACACCACGTCGCGTGCGGGTCATTTCGGTGGAAAGTTGGCGAATTGGTGGATAGTGGCTGGGGGGGTGTCTCGCTAAGGGGAGAGGTGCACACAGTGTGTCATCCCCCTGCAGCGCTTATATTGTGGGACCCCCCACGCTTCCCTGAAGGCAGCGCGACTCCGCCGCaccaccgctccaccgcgCACACTCACAGCCAGCAGCTCACACCACGATGATAAAGCTGGAGGAGGTGTTCACGCTcgaaattttaataaaaattttgagcaAGATTTTCGTGAAGGGGAACTACTGCATAACGAAGGAAGACATCAACACGAAGAACTGCCGAGTGATGATTTTCGAGTCCAAGCTGGAGATgcccaatttgaagaaaaacggAGAGGAAGAATTTATGAACATGCTCTTCTATTTCCacaacaaaaattatttgttctTCATTGTATACTGCCTGAACAAGAAGAATATCGTCTacctaaattttttcaaccccCTACTAAGTGAGAAGGAGAGTATCGAGTCgatcaatttgtttttcattaaCAACTTCTTCCCGCATATCATTTTGGGCCTCAACAATGGAAAGGTCTTTCTATATAACCACGAAGGAATTATCTGCATGCAGAACAAATTTGTAGATAGTAAAATTaagctaatttttttggagCGCCATAAGGAGTACATCCTCTTGGTGTATGAAAACAACACCGTGGTGAACACAAACATTTATTTGATCAAACGAGCGTTGGAAATCAACTCGAAAGTTTTGCCATTCGATTACTGCTTCAccgttaataaaaatatgagcaTAAATCATATCTTTTTAAGGAACGCTAATTATTCTCctgaagtttttaaaaaagatttatATTGCACGTACAGTAGGGACGACCTGACTAGGTACATCAGCGATGCGATTAATTCGCAGCAACCTCAGTTTAATAGAATTGCTAATGCCAATTATGTAATCACGTCCAAGAGTATAACCATTTCTATAAGTTGTCTCATTCGACCGAATCCTTCTAATGACCTTTTaacgaagaaggaaaattttgGTGCATCAGAAAAGCTTAGTTCTAggattaataattttttgaaaaatatgtttacGAAAAAGAGTGACTCCTCTGCTGCGATGGTAGCTGCGTCTGCTTCTTCAGGGGGGACAACTTCTCCAGCGGTAGGACCTTCAGTGGGTTCCCCCTCCACAGCGTTGTCCCTTCCTTCTTCTAGTGCTGCATCTGGCTCCGCTGGGGTGCAGCCCACAGAAGCAAGTGCCATCCCACACCATAGCATGCCCAATACGTATGGAAACACAACGGATAACCTCAACACGCAAGTGGTTCACAGCTTTAACGATGCGAAGAGGCAAATTATTGACATTTGCATTTGCCCTTGGAATCAAAACTTGGTATTGGCGTTAGACAATTTAGGAAGGATCTGCCTCTTTAACATTTGCACGTTGAGCATTTTGCACATGTGGAAGAGTTACCGCTCGGCTTTTATGAGCTTTATTCAGAGGAGGAAGGTGGGCAGTCGTCCTTCGGCTAGCGtgcccaaggggggggccGCCGCCACTGGCACGAACGCAGCTGCGACtgcaaatgcaaatgcaaatgcaaCTACAACTGTTACCGCGAGTGCAACCGCGACTGGCCAGGGCGAAAGCGCAGAGCAGCTGAACGACAAGGCAATTCTGTTTTACCTCAAGAGCAGGAACTTGATCGAAATTTGGGACCTCAAGACGCTGCACAAGGTGTATAGCGTGCGCACCTATGAGGACCCCCAGctcttcaaaatattttttgcagaCCACGACGTGCCGAACAAGATTTACTTCTTCAGCACCAGCCACCACGTCTTCCTCATGAACACCAACTTTGAGTTGTTCCACGTTAAGTGGCCGGCCTGACGCGCCGCGGTGGTGCCAATTGTGGAGGTGTCAATCGCGGTGGTGTCAATCGTAGTGGTGTCAATCGTAGTGGTGTCAATCGCAGTGGTGTCAATCGCAGTGGTGTCAATCGCAGTGGTGTGAGTATTCACTACGCGGAATAatcgctccttttttttttttccccccacccgcttctcccctgcGATGCCTCCCTTAGCCAcaggggggtcctcctcgtcatttttattaacccaTATTGTCGTCCCCGTTATGCTCatcacttcccctttttgttctcACCACCTGTGAAGAGACACCACCGCGACTTTTGTTTAACAGTTTGCCCCTACCTGCGAAGCGTTTACTACGGTGTATATGTCACCCATATGCTGCGCATTTACCGCGTGGGTGCCACCCTTTCGACAACGTTCGGCGGCCGCCCCCTCGTGGCTTGCCCAGATTGCCCATTCCAGTTAGGTAAAAAGGTTTATTAAAGGAAACCTCCCCGCGTGGCCTGTTGGTTCTCATCCGGCGGGGTGCACTGGAGAGGGTCTTCCTTTCGTTCCATCGGAGGGTAAACGCATCTCAATATAggttgtgaaaaaaaaaaaaaaaaaaggaaaaaaaaaaaaagaaaaaaaaaaaaaaggaaaaaaaaaaaaagaaaaaaaaaaaaaagggaaaaaaaaagaaaaaaaaaaaggaaaaaaaaaaaaaggcgatcGGGAGTTCCCTACAGCAGAGTACGTTGCGCCTCcgcacgggggggaaaataaccGCGTGCGGGTGAAAATGTGTacgtgtatatgtatatatgcatttgtGCGCGTACGAACGCACGTCTGTTTGGCTATAAATGCGCAAGCGAGTGCACGCGCTGGTCATTAATTACGAATGGGGTGGGGCGTCAACGCTGCGGGCGCCCTCTTCGCCTGGTCGTCTCTTCATCTCCTCGTCTGCTTCGtctcctcaccgcttcacctctTTACTGCTTCCCTTCCTGGTTCTGGATCAAGCTCTTTAGTGCCTTAGGGGGATGGGCGTGGAGAAGTGGGGCGTGACTGGCACAGATGGCGACGCGGGCTCAGCCACGCTGTGGTGACTGCGCTATGGTAACTGCACCGTGGTGACTACGCATCGGAGGGCAGGGGAAGGAAGCCCCCCTGCATCCGCCCCTCAGGGTTTCCTCTTTCTTTCGTCCTTCCGTTGTACCATGATAGTTTCATTGGTGGTGATGTCCACCTCCGCGTGCTTGGAGTTGTATTTGATGCCGTCCTTCTTCGTGAActtctttttgtaaaaatctTGAATGGGGGGTCCACAGTGCTGGAGCATGTGCTGCGGTGGGTACATTTGCTGTGCGTGGTAGTTGGCGTTCTTGTTGTTTTGGTGGTGGCCACCCTTGGCGCCGCCGAAGTTTTTGCTGTTCCcgcccagggggggaggtccTCCCATGCTGCCGATGCTGGGCAGGCCGCTCATCCCGCCGATGCTGCCAATTCCGCTCATGCCGCTAATCCCGCTAACACCGCCCACCCCGCTCGCCGCGCCATTCCGTGACGCCTTGAGCAGGGACTTGAGCGAATCCAGGACGTTGTTCACCTTGGCGTTTTTAATGCCCTCTGGAATGGAGTTATTATCTGCCAAGTTGTAGGCCACACTGCCGCCGCTATCCCCATGTGTATGGTCGTTATCTAGACGAAGCAGCGAGTTAATAATAGGAGTTATGTTTATGTTTCCTTGTGGGGGGCTGCTGCCCTGATTTTTAAGCGCTTCTTGGTTGGCACTATTAGATGCAGCGAAATGTTCCCCGTTGTGGATCTTCTTTCCTAGGGCGTTACTTGGTGGGTTATTCTTAACGTTGCTTGCACTGTTTTGTAAGAAGGGGTGAGCCGGTCTCCTATTGATGAGGATGCCATCCAGACTAGTGACGTCGTTATTGCTTCTATTAGCGCCATCATTATGGAGGGTGTCTGCCACGAGGTTACCATAAGCCAGGGTGTTCTCCTCCGGGTAGTGCTTATGGTGGGCTCTACTATAATGTTCATTGCTAGTTATATTTGCTAAGTTTGCCAAGTTTACCATATTGGCGATATTCGCTATGTTAGATGCGTTGGCCAGGCTAGACAAATTGGCGACATTCACGTTCGTCATGTTGGCGTTGTTCCCACGGCTTCCGCGACGGGGGAGCTGGAAAGAGGGGGGCTGCTCATTGGTCATTCGGTTTGAATTGCTCGATCGGAAGATGTCCAGGAGGCCTTTCCCCCCATCCCTTGGGTGCAGTTCTTTGTGCCCGCCCACGATGTGGTTAGCCCCTCCAATGTGGTTTGCACTTCCAATATGGTTTGCCCCTCCAATGTGGTTGGCCCCTCCAATGTGGTTAGCCCCTCCAACGTGGCTCCGACTGGCCAAGCTGCTCAGATGGCTCAGGCCCGCGTTGCTGCTTCCAGCGTGCCACGTGCTGTCGAAGGGGTCCTCCGCGTGCGTCCGGTTGTCGGCGTACTCCGAGCCGCTGCGCTCTTTCAGGATGGAAATTTGCTTCATGAGGAGCTCCGCCACGGTGCTGCTTATTTGGGGCTGGTCGGCCTGCGCGCCCAGGGCGCCGTCATCCGCCTTCGCGCCGCCAAAGGAGGcaacgccgccaacaccgccaacaccgccaacgccgctaatACCGCTAATACCGCCCTCGTAGTTCCGGCTGGGCCTGGCCGAGGAGCCGAGGACCCTCGGGCCGCTCTTCCCCTCGGCGCCGTCCACCGCGCCAGCACTATGTCCACTATGCCCATTCACGTAGGTGAGGATGTCCACATGCTCCTCCTGGTTACTCGCATTACTGTTTTTAAACCATCTGGCGAAATTACTTTTGGTGAGGTTCTCCTCATCGTTGTCTTTAAAAATGctataattattttgctCACCGAAATTTGGAttctttgccttttcattgtttttccaaaatttttttatatcgcCCAGGGTAAAAATTTCATTGTTATTTCTCTTGGCATAATGGGAGGGGTGGTCCCAGTATCGGTCTGCTTCACTGgcttggtttttttttttgtctggATGGTCATGTGGACGGAGGTGGTCAAATGGGGTAGACTGCTCCTGAGCGGTGGAGAAGTCGTGCGCGAGTGAGACGTCCCTACCACCACCTAAATCTGCAGCATTGGAAAAATGAAACGCTCTCTTCTCCTTATCGTATTTGTTATtcattcccattttgttgtgAAAGTGGTTCTGGTTAGCCATAAAAAACTCCTGTCCAGTTAGATGCATTTTTCCCTCATTGTCAATGTAGAGGTTATTTTCGGGCAGATGGTATAAACTATTGTccgcatttttaaaagaccTAATGTTAAAGGTACTTGCCATGTGGGGTGTAAATCCTTGGTGGTGCTTACTTCCCTTGTAGTGTTCTTCATTGAAGGAAGCTCTTACTTTAACATAATTTGGGATGATTCCACCTCCATTTGGGTTCATAGATGCGTTTAAGAGACCTCCAAAATTGGAGTGACTAGCGAAATTTACGTGGTTGCCATAGTTGGAGGTATACCCTGGGTTCATCATATGCATGGCATTGTTTGGGGAAAACCTGTCTCGGTTAAACTTGTTCAGGGGCGCCTTGTTATTCTTATTCTCCTTAATAAAGCagtattcatttttggcTTCCTCCGGGTTACCGGCGTGGTCGTCGGCCTTTACTTCCAAAAAgcgcagcagcagcagttcGTACAGGGAGTACCTCAGGCACTTTTGCTTCGGCGCGCGCTCGTTGTAGGTGGCCTCGTCCAGGTCGCCGTCGCCGTCGTTCAGTTCTGCGAGGGGTTCCGCTGCTGGTTCGGTTGCCAGTTCTGCTGATGGTTCTACTGCCGATT
Above is a window of Plasmodium vivax chromosome 8, whole genome shotgun sequence DNA encoding:
- a CDS encoding hypothetical protein, conserved (encoded by transcript PVX_095020A) — protein: MEDRKGSSRGTALGRSVNGAIKLVSKGKKRNQHGEFMPNGLNVSTRKKSSNRGVLNGGVVNRGSAAPIHGANDGSRREHSVNNVDQFELQCRDYLDGVLKISEYVKLPKSINNEEDKKRWKKAQCLRNKMKQYDQLTRKKLFQRKSVSNKAKFNRERYIILNKIPRYREAFPSVMDDPSNKIKEDIIRTYLKTHAAYFLSESRNGSSRKYENGYNMSFVKKGPNSYLCRHMNKDGEVDACMRYYCGSPHGGQHRTGGTRNHSKGTKKDLSYNLWKKIILEGIKNGTIGVGDVGGVGGMSGACGMSRMSNVRGARSVSGRAPSKYDIFVNGSYHNLRSVTGGVNDSGKATRKSALSRSSQANKKLLTSTNGASNRIILHNDKREDAYELNSSRTNGRMSPPHAKVVKNSSTYNSSVDSKEARTQGGGSTPSRTPHTTILNTHSQQSKGNSLCSDESMKRLMYDKCNVESEKFFYKKDRFSLLGRIKKNKEIEVRLVLNKV
- a CDS encoding hypothetical protein, conserved (encoded by transcript PVX_095025A), with protein sequence MERANELIHHGGRGDHPDERFKKKKRKKKKIRKNAFLFFLFLFLSGLVCLGPSTFFTSAKGININDPNGVNPPRNDRQLSEDNQKKKKKKGQDESDEFNKNQTNKSENAERGYLDLFNKNDGSDYKLNFMDGASLVNHTDIVKNGTFIFDAVNYLLKKLKEGPANAGTADMHTLRPGKDAVSANEIKRLILIKLLKCVAALILFYIVIRLTFTFIRRLINLIIRFIFKIIKLCCCGGR
- a CDS encoding hypothetical protein, conserved (encoded by transcript PVX_095030A) — protein: MIKLEEVFTLEILIKILSKIFVKGNYCITKEDINTKNCRVMIFESKLEMPNLKKNGEEEFMNMLFYFHNKNYLFFIVYCLNKKNIVYLNFFNPLLSEKESIESINLFFINNFFPHIILGLNNGKVFLYNHEGIICMQNKFVDSKIKLIFLERHKEYILLVYENNTVVNTNIYLIKRALEINSKVLPFDYCFTVNKNMSINHIFLRNANYSPEVFKKDLYCTYSRDDLTRYISDAINSQQPQFNRIANANYVITSKSITISISCLIRPNPSNDLLTKKENFGASEKLSSRINNFLKNMFTKKSDSSAAMVAASASSGGTTSPAVGPSVGSPSTALSLPSSSAASGSAGVQPTEASAIPHHSMPNTYGNTTDNLNTQVVHSFNDAKRQIIDICICPWNQNLVLALDNLGRICLFNICTLSILHMWKSYRSAFMSFIQRRKVGSRPSASVPKGGAAATGTNAAATANANANATTTVTASATATGQGESAEQLNDKAILFYLKSRNLIEIWDLKTLHKVYSVRTYEDPQLFKIFFADHDVPNKIYFFSTSHHVFLMNTNFELFHVKWPA